A window of the Natronomonas salina genome harbors these coding sequences:
- a CDS encoding GNAT family N-acetyltransferase, whose protein sequence is MPGPIFLEGEQVTLRAVQPEDYEFLVGNLNNPKLRHAGYETVRTPVTEDDIAAKIEVGNHHMFLVCQDGTPVGCASIKNIDLEGRKAELGYWITPDRQGNGCATEAADLCLTHAFDELGLHKVWGRTVGDNEASNRVLEKLGFQQEGVLREHWYGFGRYVDEYRYGLLKSER, encoded by the coding sequence ATGCCAGGGCCAATATTTCTTGAAGGAGAGCAAGTGACACTTCGCGCAGTTCAGCCAGAGGATTACGAGTTCCTCGTAGGCAACCTCAACAATCCGAAGTTGCGGCACGCTGGATACGAAACCGTTCGTACACCAGTTACCGAAGACGACATCGCGGCCAAAATTGAGGTCGGCAATCATCATATGTTCCTAGTATGTCAAGACGGGACGCCTGTTGGGTGTGCCTCTATCAAGAATATTGACTTGGAGGGCCGCAAGGCCGAGTTAGGCTATTGGATTACCCCTGATCGTCAGGGCAATGGATGCGCGACCGAAGCGGCGGATCTCTGTTTGACACATGCTTTCGATGAGCTTGGTCTCCACAAGGTCTGGGGCCGTACAGTCGGGGACAACGAGGCTTCGAATAGAGTGCTAGAGAAACTCGGGTTTCAGCAAGAAGGGGTTCTCCGCGAACACTGGTATGGGTTCGGCCGATACGTAGATGAGTACCGATATGGTCTCCTGAAATCTGAGCGATAA